One Canis lupus dingo isolate Sandy chromosome 3, ASM325472v2, whole genome shotgun sequence DNA window includes the following coding sequences:
- the CHRNA9 gene encoding LOW QUALITY PROTEIN: neuronal acetylcholine receptor subunit alpha-9 (The sequence of the model RefSeq protein was modified relative to this genomic sequence to represent the inferred CDS: inserted 1 base in 1 codon), with product MCTVSLSSPSVLVRLWQSGIFVPRPFPFTEGTGRLLPAENFWRLRKKMNWPHSCISFCWIYFAVSRLRAVETADGKYAQKLFNDLFEDYSNALRPVEDTDKVLNVTLQITLSQIKDMDERNQILTXYLWIRQIWHDAYLTWDRDQYDGLDSIRIPSDLVWRPDIVLYNKADDESSEPVNTNVVLRYDGLITWDAPAITKSSCVVDVTYFPFDNQQCNLTFGSWTYNGNQVDIFNALDSGDLSDFIEDVEWEVHGMPAVKNVISYGCCSEPYPDVTFTLLLKRRSSFYIVNLLIPCVLISFLAPLSFYLPAASGEKVSLGVTILLAMTVFQLMVAEIMPASENVPLIGKYYIATMALITASTALTIMVMNIHFCGAEARPVPHWARVVILKYMSRVLCVYDVGESCLSAHHDRERTHLTKVYGKLPEPNLKTDRNKDLPRKKEINKLLKNDLGCHGENPQDADSYCAQYKVLTRNIEYIAKCLKDHKATNSKGSEWKKVAKVIDRFFMWVFFIMVFVMTVLIIARAD from the exons ATGTGCACAGTAAGCCTGAGCTCTCCATCTGTTTTGGTGAGACTGTGGCAGAGTGGGATCTTTGTACCCAGACCCTTCCCATTCACAGAGGGAACTGGAAGGCTGCTGCCTGCTGAGAATTTCTGGAGGCTCAGGAAAAAGATGAACTGGCCCCATTCCTGCATCTCCTTTTGCTGGATTTACTTTGCTGTCTCTAGGCTGAGAG CTGTAGAAACAGCAGATGGAAAATATGCTCAGAAGTTGTTTAATGACCTTTTTGAAGATTATTCCAATGCTCTTCGTCCAGTAGAAGATACAGATAAAGTTCTGAATGTCACCCTGCAGATTACACTTTCTCAGATTAAGGACATG GATGAAAGAAACCAGATTCTGA GCTATTTATGGATCCGCCAAATTTGGCATGACGCATATCTCACGTGGGATCGAGACCAGTATGATGGACTGGACTCCATCAGGATCCCCAGTGACCTGGTATGGAGGCCGGATATTGTGCTATATAACAA GGCTGATGATGAATCTTCCGAACCTGTGAACACCAATGTGGTCCTGCGGTATGACGGGCTGATCACCTGGGATGCACCAGCCATCACCAAAAGCTCCTGTGTGGTGGATGTCACCTATTTCCCTTTTGATAACCAACAGTGCAACTTAACCTTTGGCTCCTGGACCTATAATGGCAACCAGGTGGACATATTCAATGCCCTAGACAGTGGTGATCTCTCCGACTTCATCGAAGATGTGGAGTGGGAGGTCCATGGCATGCCTGCTGTGAAGAATGTGATCTCCTATGGCTGCTGCTCTGAGCCTTACCCAGATGTGACATTCACTCTCCTTCTGAAGAGGAGGTCCTCGTTCTATATCGTCAACCTCCTCATCCCATGTGTCCTCATATCTTTTCTGGCTCCCTTGAGTTTTTATCTCCCAGCAGCCTCTGGAGAAAAGGTCTCCTTGGGAGTGACCATCCTCTTGGCCATGACTGTATTTCAGCTCATGGTGGCAGAGATCATGCCAGCCTCAGAAAATGTCCCCCTGATAG GCAAATACTACATAGCCACAATGGCCTTGATCACAGCCTCCACCGCCTTGACCATTATGGTGATGAATATCCACTTCTGTGGGGCTGAGGCCCGGCCAGTGCCACACTGGGCCAGGGTAGTCATCCTAAAATACATGTCCAGGGTTTTATGTGTCTATGATGTGGGTGAGAGCTGCCTTAGCGCCCACCATGACAGGGAGCGAACTCACCTCACAAAGGTTTATGGAAAACTTCCAGAGCCAAATCTGAAAACAGACAGAAACAAAGACCTtcccagaaagaaggaaataaataaactgttaaagAATGACTTGGGGTGCCATGGTGAGAACCCACAGGATGCTGACAGTTATTGTGCACAGTACAAGGTGCTGACAAGGAATATTGAGTATATTGCCAAGTGCCTCAAAGACCACAAGGCCACTAATTCCAAGGGAAGCGAGTGGAAGAAGGTTGCAAAAGTGATAGACCGATTCTTCATGTGGGTTTTCTTCATTATGGTGTTCGTGATGACTGTTTTGATCATCGCAAGAGCAGATTAG